A genomic region of Candidatus Stoquefichus sp. SB1 contains the following coding sequences:
- a CDS encoding nitroreductase family protein: MELQIVLEKRRSIRKYVDQPVSDEDLHKIIQAAILAPSWKNSQVTRYYIATSVETLQKVKEALPEFNQHNVENAPILIVSTIVLDRSGFERNGNASNELGNGWGYYDCGMHNMNLLLKATELGLSTLVMGIRDAQKIREIFDIPSNESIVSVIAVGYSDFEVEMPQRKQFEDIVTIK; the protein is encoded by the coding sequence ATGGAATTACAGATAGTTTTAGAAAAAAGAAGAAGTATTAGAAAGTATGTGGATCAACCTGTATCAGATGAAGATTTACATAAAATCATTCAAGCAGCAATACTAGCTCCTTCATGGAAAAATTCTCAGGTGACACGTTATTATATAGCTACGTCAGTTGAAACTCTACAAAAAGTTAAAGAAGCTTTACCTGAGTTTAATCAGCATAATGTAGAAAATGCACCTATCCTGATTGTTTCTACCATTGTTTTAGATCGTTCAGGATTTGAACGCAATGGAAACGCCAGCAATGAGTTAGGTAATGGATGGGGTTATTATGATTGTGGAATGCATAATATGAACTTGCTTTTAAAAGCAACAGAACTTGGTCTTTCAACTTTGGTTATGGGAATTCGTGATGCTCAAAAGATAAGAGAAATTTTTGATATCCCATCAAATGAATCAATTGTTAGTGTAATTGCGGTAGGATATAGTGACTTTGAAGTAGAAATGCCTCAAAGAAAACAATTTGAAGATATTGTAACAATCAAGTAA
- a CDS encoding Na/Pi cotransporter family protein: MDLTLVFSLMGGLGMFLYGMKLMSDSLANVAGAKLRTILEKMTKNTFVGMLVGMAFTAVIQSSSATTVLVVSFVNAGLMNLYQATGIIMGANIGTTITGQLIAFNLSEIAPLFVLGGVIMVMSSKKPNIQKIGEVILGFGILFVGLSSMSAAMSTLKDSPVIVHALSTLTNPFLAILVGFAITAILQSSSATVGIIILLASQGLLQLHICFYIILGCNIGSCVSALIASLGGKKNAKRAAYIHFLFNVFGSLAIVVILQLFMPYIETGIMALTGSQHLTGQALHDAMARNVANAHTIFKVFQVIILYPFAKLIVKATYILVPGDDEEHGFTLQYISDKVAFSATTAIPQVIHEVERMAELARKNLNIAVNSLLNVDTSTQEEIAKNEEHIDFLNHAIFEYLNHINQTPLPDEDSRIIGPLFHVIADIERIGDHAKSIANITLTCERKKYRFTHERKVEIRELLTMVNSELELSLEMFTQKSLDHLSEILKLEDLIDRKEDRLQKAYLTDIKRKETAPREGMLYSDLAAALERVGDHATNIAFSILNDDSEEINRLIEEEHVDPSDYIL; this comes from the coding sequence ATGGATTTGACGTTAGTTTTCTCGCTAATGGGAGGACTAGGGATGTTCTTATATGGGATGAAACTCATGAGCGATTCTCTAGCGAATGTTGCGGGAGCCAAATTACGTACGATATTAGAAAAAATGACAAAAAATACTTTTGTAGGGATGTTAGTAGGAATGGCTTTTACTGCTGTTATTCAATCATCATCAGCCACAACAGTATTGGTTGTTAGTTTTGTCAATGCAGGATTGATGAATTTATATCAGGCGACTGGTATTATTATGGGAGCTAATATTGGGACAACAATTACAGGACAGTTAATTGCATTTAATTTATCTGAAATTGCACCATTGTTTGTTTTAGGTGGGGTGATTATGGTTATGTCATCAAAGAAACCTAATATTCAAAAAATTGGTGAAGTGATTTTAGGATTTGGTATTTTATTTGTAGGTTTGTCTTCTATGTCAGCGGCCATGTCAACACTTAAAGATTCACCAGTTATTGTTCATGCGCTATCAACATTAACGAATCCATTCTTGGCTATTTTGGTTGGGTTTGCTATTACGGCTATTTTACAATCTTCATCAGCAACAGTGGGTATTATTATCTTGCTGGCATCACAGGGATTGTTGCAATTACATATTTGTTTCTATATTATTTTAGGATGCAATATTGGTTCATGTGTCTCTGCGTTAATTGCCAGTCTAGGCGGCAAGAAAAATGCCAAACGTGCAGCATATATTCATTTCTTATTTAATGTCTTTGGCTCTTTAGCCATTGTTGTGATATTACAATTGTTTATGCCTTATATCGAAACAGGTATTATGGCTTTGACTGGTTCTCAGCATTTAACAGGACAGGCATTACATGATGCAATGGCAAGAAATGTTGCGAACGCACACACGATTTTTAAAGTCTTCCAGGTGATTATTCTTTATCCGTTTGCTAAATTGATTGTTAAGGCAACTTATATATTAGTGCCTGGTGATGATGAGGAACATGGCTTTACGCTTCAATATATTAGTGATAAAGTGGCTTTTTCAGCAACAACTGCCATTCCACAGGTCATTCATGAAGTCGAACGTATGGCTGAATTGGCTCGTAAGAATTTAAATATTGCTGTCAATTCTTTGTTGAATGTTGATACATCAACGCAAGAAGAAATCGCTAAAAATGAGGAACACATTGATTTTTTGAATCATGCTATTTTTGAATATTTGAACCATATTAATCAGACACCATTGCCTGATGAGGATTCACGTATTATTGGTCCATTATTCCATGTTATTGCTGATATTGAACGTATTGGTGACCATGCGAAATCAATTGCGAATATTACATTAACATGTGAAAGAAAAAAATATCGTTTTACACATGAACGTAAAGTTGAAATTCGTGAACTTTTAACCATGGTTAATTCTGAATTAGAATTAAGTTTAGAAATGTTTACGCAAAAATCACTTGATCATTTAAGTGAAATATTAAAATTAGAAGATTTAATTGATCGAAAAGAAGATAGGCTTCAAAAGGCTTATTTAACAGATATAAAAAGAAAAGAAACGGCTCCAAGAGAAGGAATGTTATATTCTGATTTGGCAGCAGCTTTAGAAAGAGTTGGAGATCATGCTACGAATATTGCTTTTTCAATTTTAAATGATGATAGTGAGGAAATTAATCGTTTAATTGAAGAAGAACATGTGGATCCATCTGATTATATACTTTAA
- a CDS encoding ABC transporter ATP-binding protein, translating to MKGRFRKFLSYYKPYKRLFLTDMFCAMVAAGITLAFPMITRYITGVILLETPIQLNRIYQLGIFMVILVIVEFFCNFYVAYQGHVMGTYMERDIRNELFEHYQKLSFSFYDEQKTGQLMSRITNDIFSLTELYHHGPEDIVISLIKFVGAFIILSTINLNLTLIVFAFIPIMGGFALYYNKKMKKAFKRNKQRIGDINARIEDNLSGIRVVKSFANEDKEMDKFKVENMNFVNSKRNSYLYMAKYHSGLGVFTSMITVAVIFFGAIFISHDSITTPDLIAFVLYITNLIEPVKKLINFTEQFQEGATGFERFMEILEVQPDIKDTKDAIELKNVEGHICFQNVGFRYNDKTDYVLKNIDLEVQPGDYVALVGSSGVGKTTICSLLPRFYEVTEGSITIDGQDIRNVKLASLRQNIGIVQQDVYLFAGTIMDNIRYGKFGATDEEVIEAAKKANAHDFIMELPDGYNTDCGQRGVKLSGGQKQRLSIARVFLKNPPILIFDEATSALDNESEHIVQESLESLAMNRTTFVIAHRLSTIKNAKRICVLTAEGISEEGTHEDLLAQQGQYAYLYNMQFKSE from the coding sequence ATGAAAGGAAGATTTAGAAAATTTTTATCATATTATAAACCATATAAACGCTTGTTTTTAACGGATATGTTTTGTGCTATGGTGGCTGCTGGAATTACCTTAGCATTTCCAATGATTACCAGATATATTACAGGGGTTATTTTATTAGAAACACCCATTCAATTGAATCGTATTTATCAGTTGGGTATTTTTATGGTGATTTTAGTGATTGTTGAGTTCTTTTGTAATTTTTATGTTGCTTATCAAGGGCATGTGATGGGAACTTATATGGAAAGAGATATTCGTAATGAATTATTTGAACATTATCAGAAACTTTCATTTAGTTTCTATGATGAACAAAAGACTGGACAATTGATGTCACGTATTACTAATGATATTTTTTCATTAACAGAACTTTATCATCATGGACCAGAAGATATTGTCATATCTTTAATAAAATTTGTTGGAGCATTTATTATTCTATCAACAATTAATTTGAATTTAACTTTAATTGTTTTTGCTTTTATTCCTATCATGGGTGGTTTTGCTTTGTATTACAATAAAAAGATGAAAAAAGCTTTTAAACGTAATAAACAAAGAATAGGTGATATCAATGCAAGAATTGAAGATAATTTATCTGGTATTCGTGTTGTAAAGAGTTTTGCTAATGAAGATAAGGAAATGGATAAATTTAAAGTTGAGAATATGAATTTTGTAAACAGCAAAAGAAATAGTTATCTTTATATGGCAAAATATCATTCTGGATTAGGTGTTTTTACTAGTATGATTACTGTTGCAGTTATCTTTTTTGGTGCGATTTTTATTAGTCATGATTCAATTACGACACCTGATTTAATTGCTTTTGTTTTGTATATTACAAATTTAATTGAGCCTGTTAAAAAATTGATTAATTTTACAGAACAATTTCAAGAAGGGGCAACTGGGTTTGAAAGATTTATGGAAATTCTTGAGGTACAGCCTGATATTAAGGATACGAAAGATGCTATTGAATTAAAAAATGTTGAGGGTCATATTTGTTTTCAAAATGTTGGATTTCGCTATAATGATAAAACAGATTATGTACTCAAAAATATTGATTTAGAAGTTCAACCTGGTGATTATGTTGCTTTAGTAGGTTCATCAGGAGTTGGAAAAACAACAATATGTTCATTGTTGCCACGTTTTTATGAAGTCACTGAAGGTTCTATTACAATTGATGGTCAAGATATTAGAAATGTAAAATTGGCTTCTTTACGTCAAAATATTGGTATTGTTCAACAGGATGTCTATTTATTTGCTGGAACAATTATGGATAATATTCGTTATGGTAAGTTTGGTGCAACCGATGAAGAAGTCATTGAAGCTGCTAAAAAAGCCAATGCTCATGATTTTATTATGGAACTTCCTGATGGGTATAATACTGATTGTGGACAAAGAGGGGTCAAACTTTCTGGTGGTCAAAAACAACGTCTTTCCATTGCCAGAGTCTTTTTGAAAAATCCACCTATTTTGATTTTTGATGAAGCAACTAGTGCTTTGGATAATGAAAGTGAACATATTGTTCAAGAATCATTGGAATCATTAGCAATGAATCGTACGACTTTTGTTATTGCTCATCGTTTATCAACAATTAAAAATGCAAAACGTATATGTGTTTTAACAGCTGAAGGAATTAGTGAAGAAGGGACACATGAGGATTTATTGGCTCAGCAGGGTCAATATGCATATTTGTATAATATGCAGTTTAAAAGTGAATAA
- the eno gene encoding phosphopyruvate hydratase → MPYITNIFARQVLDSRGFPTIEVEVHSESGAIGKAIVPSGASTGIYEAHELRDGEKDCYLGKSVFKAVNHVNDIIQDELLGFDVTDQRLIDQELIRIDGTKNKSKLGANAILGVSLACATCGAHYYDMPLYQYIGGCNAHVLPIPMMNIINGGAHADNPLDFQEFMIVPVGAHSIKQAIEMGSTVFHHLKKILKEKKLNTAVGDEGGFAPMLEDNDTALQCIIEAIQSAGYQPKDDICIALDVAASEFYHDGHYHMQNKDYTSHEMIDYYQQLCQNYPIISIEDGLDQDDQEGWKSLTKELSSIMLVGDDLFVTNKERLQMGIQEKIANAILIKVNQIGTLTETLEAIELAKRHQYKIIVSHRSGETEDTFIADLAVATNAGYIKTGSLSRSERIAKYNQLLRIEEELIPNQCYGLE, encoded by the coding sequence ATGCCATATATTACAAATATATTTGCTAGACAAGTTTTAGATTCTCGAGGTTTTCCAACGATTGAAGTAGAAGTTCATAGTGAAAGTGGTGCCATTGGTAAAGCCATCGTCCCTTCTGGTGCTTCGACTGGAATCTATGAGGCTCATGAATTAAGGGATGGTGAAAAAGATTGTTATTTAGGAAAAAGTGTTTTTAAAGCTGTTAATCATGTTAATGATATCATTCAAGATGAATTATTAGGTTTTGATGTAACAGATCAAAGATTAATTGATCAAGAATTAATTCGTATAGATGGAACAAAAAATAAATCCAAATTAGGTGCCAATGCTATTTTAGGAGTTTCTTTAGCATGTGCTACGTGTGGTGCTCATTATTATGATATGCCTTTATATCAATACATTGGTGGCTGTAATGCCCATGTTCTCCCTATTCCAATGATGAATATTATTAATGGTGGTGCTCATGCAGACAATCCATTAGATTTTCAGGAATTCATGATTGTTCCTGTTGGTGCTCATAGTATCAAACAGGCTATCGAAATGGGGTCAACTGTTTTTCATCATTTAAAAAAGATTTTAAAAGAAAAAAAACTCAATACTGCTGTTGGTGATGAAGGTGGATTTGCCCCGATGCTAGAAGATAATGATACAGCCTTGCAATGTATTATTGAAGCCATCCAAAGTGCAGGTTATCAACCTAAAGATGATATTTGTATTGCCTTAGATGTCGCTGCAAGTGAATTCTATCATGATGGTCATTATCATATGCAAAATAAAGATTATACATCTCATGAAATGATTGACTATTATCAACAGCTTTGTCAAAACTATCCAATCATTTCAATTGAAGATGGTTTAGATCAAGATGACCAGGAAGGATGGAAATCATTGACTAAAGAATTATCTTCTATTATGTTAGTTGGAGATGATTTATTTGTAACTAATAAAGAGAGATTACAAATGGGTATTCAAGAAAAAATTGCCAATGCTATTTTAATTAAAGTCAATCAGATTGGGACTTTAACTGAAACACTAGAAGCAATTGAATTAGCCAAACGACATCAATATAAGATTATTGTCTCACATCGTTCAGGTGAAACAGAAGATACTTTCATTGCTGATTTAGCAGTTGCAACCAATGCAGGTTATATTAAAACTGGTTCTTTATCAAGAAGCGAACGTATTGCTAAATACAATCAATTATTAAGAATTGAAGAAGAATTAATTCCTAATCAATGTTATGGTTTAGAATAA
- a CDS encoding LTA synthase family protein, whose product MIFGVLLFIIGFYFCSQILYYNFFKVFFTVYSIGNGGQVAEFWQDIVNLIISNIFWILLCFVPFGFYILYERKHIHLKRFGDKSILISLTMIIAFFFLGYGLLYLPNTALNTPLDLYKEASMNELTVSQLGMITSCRLDVQSFIFGRTSNDMINEEPIEPEESKNMTYKDQTMDIDFNQLIDNSKNETIKNMHKYFQNVTPTKQNQYTGMFKDFNVILLTCEGFSPYAIDKELTPTLYKLKNEGFIFNHFYTPLWNVSTSDGEYVALQGLIPKNGVWSFKESSKNTLPFTLGKQFQKLGYTTQAYHDHSYTYYGRNLSHPNLGYDFKAVGHGLSLKKQWPESDLEMIQKTVDQYIDKEHFHTYYMTVSGHTNYTFVGNSMAAKNKSLVNNLDKSELAKGYLATQIELDRALEYLITRLKQAGIADKTLIAMSADHYPYGLPDKDYNELAGHQLEKNFEIYKNELIIWSEAMKEPIVVDKQGSSLDILPTLSNLLGLEYDSRLLMGTDLLSDNDSLVIFENRSFITEHVMYNSKTQKATWINNAVEDKDYLKKINTLVKQKIDYSKKILDNNYYKYIQ is encoded by the coding sequence ATGATATTTGGAGTCTTGTTATTTATTATTGGGTTTTATTTTTGTAGTCAAATCCTTTATTATAATTTTTTCAAAGTTTTCTTCACTGTATATTCTATTGGTAACGGTGGACAGGTGGCTGAATTTTGGCAGGATATTGTCAATCTCATTATTTCAAATATATTTTGGATTCTGCTTTGTTTTGTTCCTTTTGGATTTTATATTCTTTATGAAAGAAAACATATTCATTTAAAACGTTTTGGTGATAAATCTATATTGATTTCTTTAACAATGATAATAGCGTTTTTCTTTTTGGGTTATGGTCTCTTATATCTTCCAAACACTGCATTAAACACACCTTTAGACTTATATAAAGAAGCATCTATGAATGAATTAACAGTTAGTCAATTAGGGATGATAACCTCTTGTCGTTTAGATGTTCAATCCTTTATATTTGGCAGGACAAGTAATGATATGATTAACGAAGAACCCATTGAACCTGAAGAGTCAAAAAATATGACTTATAAGGATCAAACAATGGATATTGACTTTAATCAGCTTATTGATAATTCAAAAAATGAGACTATCAAAAACATGCATAAGTATTTTCAAAATGTAACACCTACCAAACAAAATCAATATACAGGTATGTTTAAAGATTTCAATGTAATCTTACTCACTTGTGAAGGTTTTTCACCTTATGCTATTGATAAAGAATTAACACCCACATTATATAAATTAAAAAATGAAGGATTTATTTTCAATCATTTTTATACGCCTTTATGGAATGTCAGTACAAGTGATGGAGAATATGTCGCATTGCAAGGTTTAATTCCTAAAAATGGTGTTTGGAGTTTTAAAGAATCTTCAAAAAACACTTTGCCATTTACGCTTGGAAAACAGTTTCAAAAATTAGGTTATACTACACAAGCTTATCACGATCATTCTTATACATATTATGGTCGTAATCTTTCACATCCTAACTTAGGCTATGATTTTAAAGCTGTTGGACATGGTTTATCACTAAAGAAACAGTGGCCTGAATCTGATTTAGAAATGATACAAAAAACTGTTGATCAATATATAGATAAAGAACATTTTCACACATATTATATGACTGTAAGTGGACATACTAATTATACTTTTGTAGGAAACAGTATGGCTGCAAAAAACAAATCACTCGTTAACAATCTTGATAAATCTGAACTTGCCAAAGGATATCTTGCAACCCAAATTGAATTAGATCGTGCTTTAGAATACCTCATTACACGTTTAAAACAAGCTGGAATTGCTGATAAAACATTAATCGCTATGAGTGCTGATCATTATCCTTATGGTTTACCAGATAAAGACTATAATGAACTGGCAGGTCATCAATTAGAGAAAAATTTTGAAATCTATAAAAATGAATTGATTATTTGGAGCGAAGCAATGAAGGAGCCAATTGTTGTTGATAAGCAAGGAAGTAGTTTAGATATTCTTCCAACACTTTCTAATCTGTTAGGATTAGAATATGATTCACGCCTGTTAATGGGCACTGATTTACTATCTGATAACGATTCATTGGTTATTTTTGAAAATAGAAGTTTTATAACTGAACACGTTATGTATAATTCTAAAACCCAAAAAGCAACATGGATCAATAATGCTGTTGAAGATAAAGATTATCTTAAAAAAATCAATACACTTGTGAAACAAAAAATAGATTATTCAAAAAAAATATTAGATAACAATTATTACAAATATATCCAATAG
- a CDS encoding substrate-binding periplasmic protein: MKKLLKVMLVVMMAVMVTACGGKGNDDKETVTLTVGVSPDYAPYESLDTNGNIVGFDADMVKLFEGYLTESEGKTYKLEFKQMDFDNIITQIQGNQIDLGISGFTYDEEREVEWSVPYTATAQVAVMPKDTSIQSVSDLKGKKLAAQTGATGEKAAKDVENAEVVGMKNVQDIFNGLSAHQYDGAVVDLAVANNYVKSGNFTMLNDSLLDEKNYIIAKKGNKEVIGKINTCIEKFLASEDYQKLCDQYGLKKLEK; the protein is encoded by the coding sequence ATGAAAAAATTATTAAAAGTGATGTTAGTTGTTATGATGGCAGTGATGGTTACTGCATGTGGTGGAAAAGGTAATGATGATAAGGAAACAGTGACATTAACAGTTGGTGTTTCACCTGATTATGCACCTTATGAATCATTAGATACAAATGGAAATATAGTTGGTTTTGATGCTGATATGGTGAAATTATTTGAAGGATATTTAACTGAATCAGAAGGAAAAACATATAAATTAGAATTCAAACAAATGGATTTTGATAACATTATTACACAAATTCAAGGGAATCAAATTGATTTAGGAATTTCAGGTTTTACTTATGATGAAGAAAGAGAAGTAGAATGGTCTGTTCCTTATACTGCGACTGCTCAAGTTGCTGTTATGCCTAAAGATACTTCAATTCAATCTGTCAGTGATTTAAAAGGTAAAAAATTAGCAGCACAGACAGGTGCTACAGGAGAAAAAGCGGCAAAAGATGTTGAAAATGCTGAAGTTGTTGGAATGAAAAATGTTCAGGATATTTTCAATGGTTTATCTGCTCATCAATATGATGGCGCTGTTGTTGATTTAGCAGTAGCAAATAACTATGTAAAAAGTGGTAATTTTACAATGTTAAATGATTCATTATTAGATGAAAAAAATTATATTATTGCTAAAAAAGGTAATAAAGAAGTGATTGGTAAAATTAATACATGTATTGAAAAATTTCTTGCATCAGAAGATTACCAAAAATTATGTGATCAATATGGTTTAAAGAAATTAGAAAAATAA
- a CDS encoding amino acid ABC transporter permease, with amino-acid sequence MFVAFDKVFTPENILYLAKGALISLMIAALSLIIGLIFGILGASAKRSKYRILRIIGNIYVEVIRGTPMLLQILILFSVVPSLYTAMTGEILRINTYVIGIIAMSINSGAYSTELIRSGINGVDKGQWEACETLGLSHWQTMKLVILPQAFKRIVPPVISEFITLIKDSSLISCIGAVELLKGAQVIGAQYFDVMSPYCLSAVFYLIMTLSISYIGRRIEGKLAASD; translated from the coding sequence ATGTTTGTTGCATTTGATAAAGTGTTTACACCAGAAAATATATTGTATTTAGCTAAGGGGGCATTGATATCATTGATGATAGCCGCACTATCCCTTATTATTGGATTAATATTTGGTATTTTAGGGGCAAGTGCGAAACGTTCTAAATATCGTATATTAAGAATTATTGGAAATATTTATGTAGAAGTCATCAGAGGAACACCGATGTTACTTCAAATATTGATTTTGTTTTCAGTTGTTCCATCGCTTTATACAGCAATGACTGGTGAAATATTAAGAATCAATACTTATGTGATTGGGATTATTGCAATGAGTATTAACAGTGGAGCCTATTCTACAGAATTAATTAGAAGTGGAATTAATGGTGTGGATAAAGGCCAATGGGAAGCTTGTGAAACGTTAGGACTAAGTCATTGGCAAACAATGAAACTTGTTATATTGCCACAAGCCTTTAAAAGAATTGTTCCACCTGTAATTAGTGAGTTTATCACTTTAATTAAAGATTCATCTTTGATTAGTTGTATTGGTGCGGTAGAACTTTTAAAAGGAGCACAAGTAATTGGTGCACAATATTTTGATGTCATGTCACCATATTGTCTATCAGCAGTTTTTTATTTAATTATGACATTAAGTATTTCATATATTGGAAGACGTATAGAAGGGAAGTTGGCTGCCAGTGATTAA
- a CDS encoding amino acid ABC transporter ATP-binding protein — MIKVEHITKKFKQLKAVDDVSLEIKKGEIVCLIGPSGSGKSTVLRCIHGLEIPEEGHIYLNDQLLDRKADNYKQLRSQMGFVFQHFNLFPHKTVLENLTLSPIQVMGKTEAEATQIACQYLDRVGLLDKKDEYPNKLSGGQKQRVAIARSLCLNPEVMLFDEPTSALDPEMVIEVLEVMQELAKEGMTMIVVTHEMGFARTVADRVIFLEEGKIIEENSSQEFFSHPKTERAQDFLNKVMH; from the coding sequence GTGATTAAAGTAGAACATATTACAAAAAAATTCAAACAATTAAAGGCTGTTGATGATGTCTCTTTAGAAATAAAGAAAGGTGAAATTGTTTGTTTAATTGGTCCTTCTGGTTCAGGAAAGAGTACAGTATTAAGATGTATTCATGGACTGGAAATACCAGAAGAGGGACATATTTATTTAAATGATCAATTATTAGATAGAAAAGCTGATAACTATAAACAATTAAGAAGTCAGATGGGATTTGTATTTCAACATTTCAATTTGTTTCCACATAAAACAGTTTTAGAAAATTTAACATTATCTCCTATTCAGGTTATGGGGAAAACTGAAGCAGAAGCCACACAAATTGCTTGTCAATATTTAGATAGAGTTGGTTTATTAGATAAGAAAGATGAATATCCAAATAAATTATCGGGAGGACAAAAACAGCGTGTTGCGATCGCAAGAAGTTTATGTTTGAATCCTGAAGTCATGTTATTTGATGAACCAACAAGTGCTTTAGATCCAGAAATGGTTATTGAAGTTTTAGAAGTTATGCAAGAACTTGCTAAAGAAGGCATGACTATGATTGTTGTGACGCATGAAATGGGATTTGCTAGAACAGTTGCTGATAGAGTGATTTTCTTAGAAGAGGGAAAAATTATTGAAGAAAATAGTAGTCAGGAATTTTTCTCACATCCTAAAACAGAAAGGGCTCAAGATTTCTTGAATAAGGTTATGCATTAA
- a CDS encoding aminotransferase class I/II-fold pyridoxal phosphate-dependent enzyme, translating into MKIAEFEVETWMTDHENNCQYNLTETCVKPMSLNELQEFVEEDIVTSIMSMTMDYGPIVGSLALKKAILSLYETGNENNVTIAHGAINANELAMISLLEPGDHIISLFPTYQQMYDFPRSLGCEVSLIHLSEEKNWLPSIENFKQCINSKTKMICLNSPNNPTGTTFPLSLIKEIIALAKAYDCYILCDEIYRGVNTVTGKLCPSFSDYYDKAIVTQSLSKVFSFPGLRLGWIKGPKEVIHTIDLRRDYHIISSGPMDDYLATLILNHKENILKRSLDICRQNKKCLQEWLMQEPHVSCVIPEDGTVCFLKYDIDMPSQELCEKLQKETGVFFVPGAAFGVENHLRYGFTHEVEYAKEGLTIFSKWLRQFDK; encoded by the coding sequence ATGAAGATTGCTGAATTTGAAGTAGAAACTTGGATGACTGATCATGAAAATAATTGTCAGTATAATTTAACAGAAACATGTGTGAAACCAATGTCTTTAAATGAACTTCAAGAATTTGTTGAAGAAGATATTGTGACTTCAATCATGTCTATGACAATGGATTATGGTCCAATTGTTGGCTCTTTGGCATTAAAAAAAGCGATTTTATCATTATATGAAACAGGAAATGAAAACAATGTAACAATTGCTCATGGTGCTATTAATGCAAATGAACTAGCTATGATATCACTATTAGAACCAGGGGATCATATTATCAGTCTCTTTCCAACGTATCAGCAAATGTATGATTTTCCTCGCTCTTTAGGTTGTGAAGTTTCATTGATTCATTTATCAGAAGAGAAAAATTGGCTGCCTTCAATTGAGAATTTTAAGCAATGCATCAATTCAAAAACAAAAATGATATGTTTAAATTCTCCTAATAATCCAACTGGAACAACATTCCCATTATCACTTATCAAAGAGATTATAGCTTTAGCAAAAGCCTATGATTGTTATATTTTATGTGATGAAATTTATCGTGGTGTGAATACTGTGACTGGAAAACTTTGTCCATCATTTAGTGATTACTATGATAAAGCAATCGTTACTCAGAGTTTGTCAAAAGTTTTCTCATTTCCGGGATTACGACTAGGATGGATTAAGGGACCAAAAGAAGTGATTCATACCATTGATTTAAGAAGAGATTATCATATTATAAGCAGTGGACCAATGGATGATTATTTGGCAACACTTATCTTAAATCATAAAGAAAATATTCTTAAAAGAAGTTTAGATATCTGTCGTCAAAATAAAAAATGTTTACAAGAATGGTTAATGCAAGAACCTCATGTGTCTTGTGTGATTCCAGAAGATGGTACTGTATGTTTTTTGAAATATGATATTGATATGCCATCTCAGGAATTATGTGAAAAATTGCAAAAAGAAACGGGTGTTTTCTTTGTTCCTGGAGCAGCATTTGGAGTTGAAAATCATTTAAGATATGGATTTACACATGAAGTTGAGTATGCGAAAGAAGGCTTGACAATTTTTTCAAAGTGGTTAAGACAATTTGATAAATAA